Proteins encoded together in one Impatiens glandulifera chromosome 1, dImpGla2.1, whole genome shotgun sequence window:
- the LOC124917213 gene encoding serine/arginine-rich SC35-like splicing factor SCL30A isoform X1, with translation MRGRSYSPSPPRGSPPRGYGRRGRSPSPRGPSPRGRDSDLPTSLLVRNLRHDCRQEDLRRPFGQFGPLKDIYLPRNYYSGEARGFGFVQFVDPFDAAEAKSYMDGQTLLGRQLTVLFAEENRKKPGEMRHRERGSRGRGNDRRRSPPRRYSRSPPRRYSRSPPRRYSRSPPRRYSRSPPPPSRNNNRSRSRSADYYSPSPRRSGSPQERRYNKEERSISRSPILPQKNGDTDSRSPIPPQKNGGTRSRSRSRSPYISRSRSRSASPVNNHHGSPARPRSLSPNPEE, from the exons ATGAGGGGTAGGAGTTACAGCCCTTCACCTCCAAGGGGTTCACCGCCAAGGGGTTATGGCAGACGTGGGAGGAGCCCTAGTCCAAGAGGACCTAGTCCAAGGGGCCGTGATAGTGATCTCCCTACAAGTCTCTTAGTTCGCAACCTTCGCCATGATTGCAG ACAAGAAGATCTTCGAAGGCCGTTTGGGCAGTTTGGTCCTCTTAAGGACATATACCTGCCAAGGAACTATTACAGTGG GGAGGCACGAGGGTTTGGTTTTGTTCAGTTTGTAGATCCTTTTGATGCTGCTGAAGCTAAGAGCTATATGGATGGTCAGACACTTCTTGGACGTCAACTGACTGTTCTGTTTGCTGAGGAAAACAGGAAGAAGCCTGGTGAGATGAGGCATAGGGAGCGTGGCAG TAGGGGTCGTGGCAATGACAGAAGACGCTCTCCTCCTCGTCGTTATTCCAGATCTCCTCCCCGTCGTTATTCCAGATCTCCTCCCCGTCGATATTCCAGATCTCCTCCCCGTCGTTATTCAagatctcctcctcctccatctcgCAATAATAACAGGTCTCGATCCCGCAGTGCTGATTATTATTCTCCTTCCCCAAGGAG GTCTGGTTCACCTCAGGAGAGAAGGTATAATAAGGAAGAAAGGTCGATTTCAAGAAGCCCAATCCTGCCCCAGAAGAATGGTGATACTGATTCAAGAAGCCCAATCCCGCCCCAGAAAAATGGTGGTACTCGTTCAAGAAGCCGTAGTAGAAGTCCATACATCAGTAGGTCAAGGAGCCGCAGCGCAAGTCCGGTTAATAATCATCATGGTTCCCCAGCTAGGCCCAGAAGCCTCAGCCCAAATCCTGAAGAGTGA
- the LOC124917213 gene encoding serine/arginine-rich SC35-like splicing factor SCL30A isoform X2, translating to MRGRSYSPSPPRGSPPRGYGRRGRSPSPRGPSPRGRDSDLPTSLLVRNLRHDCRQEDLRRPFGQFGPLKDIYLPRNYYSGEARGFGFVQFVDPFDAAEAKSYMDGQTLLGRQLTVLFAEENRKKPGEMRHRERGRGRGNDRRRSPPRRYSRSPPRRYSRSPPRRYSRSPPRRYSRSPPPPSRNNNRSRSRSADYYSPSPRRSGSPQERRYNKEERSISRSPILPQKNGDTDSRSPIPPQKNGGTRSRSRSRSPYISRSRSRSASPVNNHHGSPARPRSLSPNPEE from the exons ATGAGGGGTAGGAGTTACAGCCCTTCACCTCCAAGGGGTTCACCGCCAAGGGGTTATGGCAGACGTGGGAGGAGCCCTAGTCCAAGAGGACCTAGTCCAAGGGGCCGTGATAGTGATCTCCCTACAAGTCTCTTAGTTCGCAACCTTCGCCATGATTGCAG ACAAGAAGATCTTCGAAGGCCGTTTGGGCAGTTTGGTCCTCTTAAGGACATATACCTGCCAAGGAACTATTACAGTGG GGAGGCACGAGGGTTTGGTTTTGTTCAGTTTGTAGATCCTTTTGATGCTGCTGAAGCTAAGAGCTATATGGATGGTCAGACACTTCTTGGACGTCAACTGACTGTTCTGTTTGCTGAGGAAAACAGGAAGAAGCCTGGTGAGATGAGGCATAGGGAGCGTGGCAG GGGTCGTGGCAATGACAGAAGACGCTCTCCTCCTCGTCGTTATTCCAGATCTCCTCCCCGTCGTTATTCCAGATCTCCTCCCCGTCGATATTCCAGATCTCCTCCCCGTCGTTATTCAagatctcctcctcctccatctcgCAATAATAACAGGTCTCGATCCCGCAGTGCTGATTATTATTCTCCTTCCCCAAGGAG GTCTGGTTCACCTCAGGAGAGAAGGTATAATAAGGAAGAAAGGTCGATTTCAAGAAGCCCAATCCTGCCCCAGAAGAATGGTGATACTGATTCAAGAAGCCCAATCCCGCCCCAGAAAAATGGTGGTACTCGTTCAAGAAGCCGTAGTAGAAGTCCATACATCAGTAGGTCAAGGAGCCGCAGCGCAAGTCCGGTTAATAATCATCATGGTTCCCCAGCTAGGCCCAGAAGCCTCAGCCCAAATCCTGAAGAGTGA